The following is a genomic window from Pecten maximus chromosome 19, xPecMax1.1, whole genome shotgun sequence.
ATTCTAAAGATATTAACTTATTATTGTGCTTTATAAGTGAAAATCGTACAGACATACAGTTTATTTTTCGCACGTTTCAAACGTATATCGCGAATGGTTTTGGTCTTTGGTTGAAAGTATCTTTAAGAAAACAGTGCCACTCTGACAATGACTAGTTTTTGAAAACAGCTATCGTCTTCACAGCAAAATCGCCTAACGTCGATATCAAATTTTGAAACACTTTCAAACAATTCTGAAACACTTCCATCAAGTTTTGAAAGACTTAAATCTAGTTCTGAAACACTTCCATCAAGTTACGGGACAAAAATCATGAAATACGCGTGACTAATTCAAAAGAATTATCCTAAAACCTCCCTAGACACTGCCTCACGATTATTTAACACCAAGTGGGTTTTGTTTACGCTGATGTGTCCGATACTTGCTTCATTGACGTCAGAAAAATATTTGTGGTATGTTCAAGGGTAAAACTTCTGTTGGTTAATCCGTTGATTTCGACACCTCTGCTTTGTTTCCGATTAGCCTAGGTAGCTTAGTGGCAAACCAATTAGGCCTGCTATTCCCATGACGACTCCACCGAAATAAAAGGCATTGTTGTAACTACTTGACGTTTCTGACAAAACACCTACAATTTAAAGGATAGTTATAGTCGAGTAATCAAAATACcgtatatatcacaaataaataGCATCAATGGTATAGCACAAATAACGGGAATTTGAGTATTCTCTCTCATGTGATCTTGAACCAAATGGGTAACACAATTCAATATTCTGTACATCATACGGGCTTATTTAAAGAAAGTTATGTACATGCGACTTTTACTATTTTCTGTAGCGTTACTTAACTGATGTTTTCTCGGGTTAACTTTTCTAATCGCAATTGTTCGTTCGTAGTAATCATTTACATTTGCTTCCCCGATTAGTACTCTCTGCCGTAGTTAAACAAAACTTTCAAATGACATGCATCCGAATGGCAAAGTGAATAGTGCCCATTTCAGGGTGTCCTAGAGAGGCAACCAGAGGCTTAAGATGCAATTTATATTTTGGGATGTCGAAACTTTCAAAACTCTCGAACATCAAATCCTATCTCGAGTTAAAATCAAATTGATGTCGGGAAAAGACACATTCCATATATTTTGCAAATTTTTCGTTAGAAACAACTATTAAAGGCATTACCACATCATTATTTATCTAATACAACTTAAACAACAAGAAAACGTACAAAATAATTCGAATGGTTCAGCTATAACCTTTGTAAACGGGTGAGTAAAAGATCGTTAAACAGCAGTAATCGAGTCATTAACTAGTACCTGGTTatgatatttcataatttaGCAAGGTTTGGTGTGCGTTGGGACAGGTTAACCTAACCTGCTATTGGAGATCCGATGAATGATCCTACTCCCATGAACAAAAACTGTATTCCAAGCGTACTGGACAGGTTTTGTAACCCCATCAGTTTTACCAGGTTGATAGTCATCAGAGAGGCAAAGGATGCTGCAGATAAATATGTGAGGTTCTTTTTAAGTAAGTGAAAGATATACTGTGTATGGCAAGTTGTGATATGAAGTGCCATTGCTTGGCAAGGTAATCTGTCCTTATTATTTGCCGTGTCCCTTAATTACTGATATAATCTATTCCCATCCCTAGCTGGTCTCTGTTCTGGCAATGATTCAATGCTATCGTCTATATGACAACAATATTAgttaataatgatataaataaagcACACTATAGTTATTAGTGTATAGTTTAAACTATCTACAACAGTAACACTGACTTCATAAACACTCAAAAACTAACATTTATCgctatatatgtaatgataaGTGGTTCTAATATCACCAATATACCATGTTATTGTCTTATAaaaccacacacacatacatatatatatatatacatataaaaacaatatgcTAAGCGCACATGTATACACCCATGCAACATAGGAGCTTGATAGAAACGATAGAAACTTAAAGTGTTTTACATCTATTTCGAGAGATACTTGTAACCTTAGCTGACGTTAGCTTCGTAATTCAGGTAAAACATCTTTCATATGCagatatttaatttattttctattgaAGATTTCCATTGCTTTGGTCGATATACATAGGTAAAACTATCAGCAGCATGAAGAAGCTGTTATTAGGTTCAAGGGCTGCCTGTTAAATGataatgtatattatcattCTTTTAGAACTTTTATTAAGCTATCAGAAactaaataataataagataataTCAATCCATCCatatcaaattgaaatatatatttaccagcAACGGCTCCATATACTGCTGAATACAGAGAAAGGGCGATAAACGTTGTGTAATATGGAACGAAACAGGTCGCTAATCCACCAATCATCAACATTGTACTGTTCAGGACGAGGGTATTAACACAACGTTTATCTGATATGTAACCAATCAGAATACGTGATATCGTGCCTGATATCCCGATGATAGAAATCAAAAGGGCACTTTCCTTGGATGAAAGTTCAACAAACTTGCCCTGTGCTGGCAGGTAGCTAAAAGGAATGTTATATCCTGAAATCAGAAACGTTATAATAGGATAAcacaaatcatcaaaatgtattcattgatggcgaaatatttgtaaaactcACACCATGAACATGCCATCAAAGaaacatgtaaaatgataactaTAATGCGTTCTACAGCAATCGCAGGAATGAAAGATATAACTGTATATGCGCTATGTTACTGCCTAATTATCTAAGACATGGTTTTGATTTAAAGGACCAACATTTAATTGACATACATTGATATTGATACATATTAGGATACACTTAGTATTTCAAATACACTATAAAATGGAAAGCAATTAAGTATCAAAGTCACGTCTTAAATTGAATGACCTACATATACATTCATTCATGGGTTTAAAAATAGACTCTTTTTATTTCAAGTGTTCTAAATGTCAATTTATGTACACTATCCTATATCAAAACCCTGGGTCATAGCATGTCTGCCCCTGTGCACGTACGGCATATCTTACAAAAGATGAGAATAGAAATATTCGGAAACCACATCTTTCAAATGCTCTATGTAAGAACCCTATACGCATGTTGTgcaaaagaattttttttttttattacgttGCTGCTTTTTTTAGGCAACATCTTTAGTATTATACTGCAATAATCAAACAAACGTTCTTGATGATTAATGAAATTGAAGTCATCGCTTTACTCACCTGTCAAATAAAGGAAACATGAAAAAATTTGCAGTAAAAAAACTGGGTGTGTCAGCAACGAAAAATCAAAGACATCTAGcaaacatttgtttttcatGATTCCAGACTTGACTGCCGTACTTTCTTGTCTACCAATAGGTCTGTATAATGAACCACAAACCACAGTGTTGAGAACAACAGCTGACAGTAACCATATTGTCCCGCGCCAGCCATACGTCTCCAGAAGTATCTCACTAATTGGGGCGAACACAAGGGCACCGATTCCAGAACCAGACACGGCTATCCCAGTAGCAAGAGCTCTCCGCTTTTCGAAGTATATGCCAACAATGACTAGTGAAGTGGGATAGAGTAAGGCCATTCCAAAACCTGCAAAAACAAGGTTTTCGATACGTATATCATCCTCGCAGAATGAGAACAAGCAGCAAAGGGAACCTGATTAACAGAAACAAAGAGGCAGAAGCAAGAATGAATACATACATTCACCTAAGGTATGGCAAAGTATCAATAAAGACCATGACATAAAACACGTAGTGATCAACGTGTCATACAGCTAACACTAGCAGAACTAAACTACAATCCAAATCAGGACGGTGATCACAAAATATTGGATCAAGTGAGGAATAAATCTACATTCAACCCTTGTAAGGTGGAAACAAAGCATAGGATGAAGTTTGTAAAACGCTAGATAGCATACTAATGAATTCAAGAACAAagaacattgaaataaaacgTAATCTTTCGAAGGGGAAAAAATACACAGAAGAGTCTTCCCAACGACGACAATATTACAATCAAACAGGCAGACAAAGGTGGCGCTGTAGTAGTGATGATTACCGAATTCTACAAAACCATTATCACAAAAATACTAGCAAATAAAGAATTCTACAGAAAAGTTAATGAAAATGAAGATAAACACTCCatgcaaaaaataaaaagtcTATCAACAGTCATTCGGCCTCTACAGATTTTAATGGAAAGGAGCAGGACTTTTGCACTAGTTTTGAGTAAAAAGAAAGTTCCTTTGGTGGACTATTTTACCCTAGATtaataaatcaaacaaaataaaagtaaCCGTAAGGCTGCCAAATTCAGAATACGCCACCTGTAGAAAGACAACAAGACCAATTTTCGGAGAACCGAAAGTACCAACACAGATGTTTAGCGACTTAATAGATATATTACTAAATCATTATTTCCAGACGAAAAAAGGTACGTGAGAGATGATCTGTACTTCCCTTCAATTATTCCTGATACGGTGAACGAAAACTCCCAGAAAGTAACTCTAGGTGTAGCAAATTTGATTACCAACATTGCAGCGGAATGtgaatttaaacaaataatgttTTGGAATGAAAGTACTAACAAAAATAACAGTCGgttcaaaaataatttcatatttccaGTAACTGGTATAATAATACTATTAAATTCACATTCAACTGGGAACCATCTTCGACAAATACAGGGAACAGCAATAGGAACCAAAATGGCACCGACGTACACATCCCTTACATTGAGATATCTAGATATATCTAGGTACTTCAGAAAATGTCGGAAGAATTGCTGGATAAAGAGCTACGGCAGTACGCTGTCCGAACATTCTATTCAATATTGGAATTAAACGGCAGTCCAATAACATTAAGGTGATTGTTCACCAAGTCAAAATACGAACAGAAAGCAATAGTCAAGGTCTCAACGTTTCTACAGCAATGAGCATTCCACaagttttatgattttttttttaccatcaACGGTGATATGCAATGCGATTCGATCGACTTAATTTAGATCATAACCTGCTCAGGATGTAATGAGTATAGAATGATATGGATGTGGATGAAACCCTTTTAACATATGTCCCTTTTATAAATAAGTTTCAGAAAACCCCATCGAAAGGAGGAGAAAGGAGaaagataaacatgttatacagACGCTTAAGCCAACATTGAACAGTCTGCTGTAAACATACTTACGGTTATCTCTCATTTTTCTTTGACGTCATAATAGACAATTCCGAAACACTTCATTCTATTTTTGAAGTGGCATACAGGGCACGGGGGACatagttttgttatataattgcTTTTTAATAACTATGTGGTTTTGTTGTCACCCTAAATGTTCTCATTTCGAGAACGTTATTCCTATTTGGGTGAAATTGGTTTACAGGGCAGCTGTTGTTGAAGACGCGTCACCTATTCGTCTCCACGATATAATCGAACATTATTCTATCGTGCACACATCGCGTAGACATCGTGCCCATATCTTGTAACGTTGTGCGATACCAATACCCTTCGAACTTATCTTATTTGAACTTATGGTTATTTTTATGCTGACGatgaacatatattttgataggGGACTATAAAGCTAACATTTAAAGCATTCATACAGCACAATCATAATCAAAACAGGCCCAATCAGATGTTCTAACAAACCATAACATTATTTATGACTACTTTTAAAATCGGGTAAGTTTTAGTTTAAGTTACAGATATTTTaatcaaacagtattacatatCTTACCCCCAACGAATCCATACAGCAGGATCATGACGTCCAGGTTGGGTGAGAACGTGGAGAGAAATAATCCGGTACTGGAGATTAATCCTCCGCAAATTGCCATTTTCCGAGGACGGTATTTCTCCATCAGGACTCCACTAACAGGTGCTATAAACGAAACGTATTCAGCAAACTATTTTTGGTTTTGGATGTCTTGATTAAAGAGACACTTACAATTAAATGGCtgcaaaaatattgaaatcgtCGCCTATTCAAATTTGACAACAGTTTGTCAATAACTGttgataaaattcaaaatgcCATGGaatcaattttgtaaaattgtttcATATTATGAAAAGCAAACCAGAATCGGTACACTATAACATTTAATAGTGCGTATTTTATATTAGTGCGAACACATTTTCTATACATACTACAGTAATAAATAAGCAACAGTTTTGCCATTAAATGTTGTAAACACAAGTTTCCCTGACCCGTTTTTTCCTTGAGAAAATTCTTTGCTGAGATACGAGGGAAAATGTATAGTCGCAGTCGCTGTTCATTTTCGTTTGGGAGCTGTGTTCTCAACATTTCTGCTGATAGAAGGAAGTCTAATATAACAATTTTCGTTCTGGAGTTGTGCTCTCAACATTCCCGCTGATAGaagtacagttgagtgtagactaaaggttacacccaagtgcactccgagtgcactccatttggacttggagtgcactccgtttggactccaggtaaacttggagtgcactccaagtggactccgagtctacctggagtcctataagacaccatgcctaccccagttctataatcagactatatcatatatatatattaatactttgatgcttttaatataatttacttaTAAAtcaatagatttttacaaattacttttgttctgttaatattactattaacatttgtttagtctactaggaatatttcttttattgttaatacatggtgataatgcctacatgttagatttatatttattaagatccataaaagacagttatacaatttatgctataatcaggtttctatgaaagttaattgcttattatttcagatgtaagtaaattgtatttcattttattaaggaattgaaaattatttcaattagaatatttattactggacatatatcatgactgtaaaggaagttcagataatatatctatattacgttattgattattcaaaatattgaaagtttacagtatttaatgaattatgtgtttttttttatataagacattctctacatatatgtactcaattcaggcaagtaattataaaatgaacaatCCTTTTAGTTGATATataataggttatatatttaaatgtatcattagaaaaatatacatttacaactgtacatattcacgagcattacctagttaaattaatgttctgacataacgtacacacaagtatgtagttctgtactacccataatgaatgacagtatctgtttaattgctattattattggccatgcatgactgactctggcctgacacccctgatactgtgccaggtgagttttaggagccagctacaggtactgtcctgagTTCACAAAAATACCTGTGTCAATACTGtcactgtatggcttcaaatgatgaagctgtgcaaagcagggtcacagtgttataacctcaggccaattaacagaacagtaagattatctc
Proteins encoded in this region:
- the LOC117317955 gene encoding monocarboxylate transporter 9-like, giving the protein MAQRTSEQHVGDIHDKPPNLSTSVQPPDGGWGWVMTFSSFFICMVADGVNGISGIFYLELLSAFGGSKGKTQTIGSVMYGTLHILAPVSGVLMEKYRPRKMAICGGLISSTGLFLSTFSPNLDVMILLYGFVGGFGMALLYPTSLVIVGIYFEKRRALATGIAVSGSGIGALVFAPISEILLETYGWRGTIWLLSAVVLNTVVCGSLYRPIGRQESTAVKSGIMKNKCLLDVFDFSLLTHPVFLLQIFSCFLYLTGYNIPFSYLPAQGKFVELSSKESALLISIIGISGTISRILIGYISDKRCVNTLVLNSTMLMIGGLATCFVPYYTTFIALSLYSAVYGAVAASFASLMTINLVKLMGLQNLSSTLGIQFLFMGVGSFIGSPIAGVLSETSSSYNNAFYFGGVVMGIAGLIGLPLSYLG